The proteins below are encoded in one region of Brevundimonas fontaquae:
- the fmt gene encoding methionyl-tRNA formyltransferase, translating into MRLAFMGTPDFAVPSLAELIASGHEIVAVYSQPPRPKGRGQKLTPSPVHAFAETMGLPVFTPESLKDAEAIDTFRSLDLDAACVVAYGQILKTEVLEAPRLGCLNLHGSLLPRWRGAAPIQRAIMAGDKQTGVQIMQMSLGLDEGPILLSELMDILPDDTAASLSERMAHVGAGLWARALAAIDRGGVTPSEQVGEPTYAKKITPAEARIVWSRPATEVDAHIRGLSPFPGAWFEAPSEAGPVRIKVLLSALADGSGAPGTVLDDALTVACGEGAVRLIRVQREGKAAQPAEEMLRGFPLPAGTVLG; encoded by the coding sequence ATGCGCCTTGCCTTCATGGGAACTCCCGACTTCGCCGTGCCGTCCCTGGCCGAGCTGATCGCCTCGGGTCACGAGATCGTCGCCGTCTATTCGCAGCCGCCACGCCCCAAGGGCCGGGGCCAGAAGCTGACGCCGTCGCCCGTCCACGCCTTCGCCGAGACCATGGGCCTGCCCGTCTTCACGCCCGAAAGCCTGAAAGACGCCGAGGCGATCGATACCTTCAGAAGCCTGGATCTTGATGCGGCCTGCGTCGTCGCCTACGGCCAGATTCTGAAGACCGAGGTGCTCGAGGCGCCACGCCTGGGCTGTCTGAACCTGCATGGCTCGCTGCTGCCGCGCTGGCGCGGGGCCGCCCCGATCCAGCGGGCCATCATGGCCGGGGACAAGCAGACCGGCGTCCAGATCATGCAGATGAGCCTGGGTCTGGACGAAGGCCCCATCCTGCTCAGCGAATTGATGGACATTCTGCCCGACGACACGGCCGCCAGCCTGTCCGAACGGATGGCCCATGTCGGCGCGGGCCTGTGGGCCCGCGCGCTGGCCGCCATCGACCGGGGCGGCGTCACGCCGTCAGAACAGGTCGGAGAGCCAACCTACGCCAAGAAGATCACCCCGGCCGAGGCCCGGATCGTCTGGAGCCGCCCCGCCACCGAGGTGGACGCCCACATCCGCGGCCTGTCGCCCTTCCCCGGCGCCTGGTTCGAGGCCCCATCAGAGGCTGGCCCCGTGCGGATCAAGGTGCTGCTGTCGGCCTTGGCGGACGGATCGGGTGCGCCCGGAACCGTGCTGGACGACGCCCTGACGGTGGCCTGCGGCGAGGGCGCCGTGCGTCTGATCCGCGTTCAGCGCGAGGGCAAGGCGGCGCAACCGGCCGAGGAGATGCTGCGCGGCTTCCCCCTGCCGGCCGGGACCGTGCTCGGCTGA
- a CDS encoding glycoside hydrolase family 15 protein → MKPNLDLFPIGNCGVSALIDRQGRFVWACAPRVDGDPVFSALMDGLEPEHGFWAIEMEDVKSIDQAYVRNTPVLRTVMTADDGSSAEIIDFAPRHPKHSRTYRPLAFARIVRPLSGTPRIRVRLRPSTDWGARPAPHTSGSNHIRYMCADVTFRLTTDCPVSHVLEERVFRLERSHAFFLGPDEGYDQDVGHGVHGALDRTVAYWQDWVRKLYLPLDYQEAVIRAAITLKLCAYEETGAIVAAMTTSVPEFKESGRNWDYRYCWIRDAYYTVRALNRLGAVDILENYLVYLRNLVDDSAGGHVQPVYGVGLEPGIGESIIDSVEGYRGMKPVRIGNQAHEHLQHDVYGQIVLPLVQAFYDARLLRPGTLEDFHALEAIGERAFAMHDQTDAGLWEFRTIARVHTYSSVMCWAACDRLAKAAEHLNLPDRAAFWRERAQIIRQRIEAEAYLPDEGRFAASFGGRELDASLLQMTDLGFLEAHDPRQVATFDAIERDLKKGSHLFRYVEPDDFGEPETAFNFCTFWFIEALHQNGRIEEARTIFQEMLSRRTAAGLLSEDISIDDGELWGNYPQTYSLVGIINCAVLLSRSWTDVR, encoded by the coding sequence ATGAAGCCCAATCTGGATCTGTTTCCCATCGGCAACTGCGGCGTCAGCGCCCTGATCGACCGTCAGGGGCGTTTCGTCTGGGCCTGCGCGCCGCGGGTGGACGGCGACCCGGTCTTCTCCGCCCTGATGGACGGCTTGGAGCCCGAGCATGGCTTCTGGGCCATCGAGATGGAGGACGTAAAGTCGATCGATCAGGCCTATGTCCGCAACACGCCGGTTCTACGCACGGTGATGACGGCCGATGACGGATCGTCAGCCGAGATCATCGATTTCGCCCCGCGTCATCCGAAGCACTCGCGCACCTATCGGCCGCTGGCCTTTGCGCGCATCGTGCGGCCGCTGTCGGGGACGCCGCGCATCCGTGTGCGGTTGCGGCCCTCGACAGACTGGGGCGCGCGCCCGGCGCCGCACACCTCCGGATCTAACCACATCCGCTATATGTGCGCCGACGTCACCTTCCGCCTGACGACCGATTGTCCTGTGTCGCATGTGCTGGAGGAGCGCGTGTTCCGGCTGGAGCGGTCGCACGCCTTCTTCCTGGGCCCGGACGAGGGCTATGACCAGGATGTCGGCCACGGCGTTCATGGCGCACTCGATCGCACGGTCGCCTATTGGCAGGACTGGGTGCGCAAACTCTATCTGCCGCTCGACTATCAGGAAGCTGTGATCCGCGCGGCGATCACGCTGAAGCTGTGCGCCTATGAAGAGACCGGCGCCATCGTCGCCGCCATGACGACGTCGGTGCCCGAGTTCAAGGAGAGCGGGCGCAACTGGGACTATCGCTACTGCTGGATCCGCGATGCCTATTACACGGTGCGGGCGCTGAACCGGTTGGGTGCGGTCGACATCCTCGAGAACTACCTCGTCTATCTGAGGAATCTGGTCGACGATTCCGCCGGCGGCCATGTTCAGCCGGTCTATGGCGTGGGTCTTGAGCCCGGAATCGGCGAGAGCATCATCGACAGCGTCGAGGGCTACCGCGGCATGAAGCCGGTGCGGATCGGCAATCAGGCGCACGAACATCTGCAACACGACGTCTACGGACAGATCGTGCTGCCTCTGGTTCAGGCCTTCTATGACGCACGGCTGCTGCGTCCCGGCACGCTGGAGGATTTCCACGCGCTGGAGGCGATCGGCGAGCGAGCCTTCGCCATGCACGATCAGACCGACGCGGGCCTGTGGGAGTTTCGCACCATTGCGCGGGTCCACACCTATTCATCCGTCATGTGCTGGGCCGCCTGCGATCGTCTGGCCAAGGCGGCGGAACATCTGAACCTGCCGGATCGGGCCGCCTTTTGGCGTGAGCGCGCGCAGATCATCCGTCAGCGGATTGAGGCGGAGGCCTATCTGCCCGACGAGGGTCGATTCGCCGCCAGCTTCGGCGGCCGCGAGCTGGACGCCTCCCTGCTGCAGATGACCGATCTGGGCTTCCTAGAGGCGCACGATCCGCGTCAGGTCGCCACCTTCGACGCCATCGAGCGCGATCTGAAGAAGGGCAGCCACCTGTTCCGCTATGTGGAGCCGGACGACTTCGGCGAGCCGGAGACCGCCTTCAACTTCTGCACCTTCTGGTTCATCGAGGCCCTGCACCAGAACGGCCGCATCGAGGAAGCCCGCACCATCTTCCAGGAGATGCTGAGCCGGCGGACGGCCGCAGGGCTGTTGAGCGAGGACATCTCGATCGACGATGGCGAGCTGTGGGGCAACTATCCGCAGACCTATTCCCTGGTCGGCATCATCAATTGCGCCGTGCTGTTGAGCCGTTCGTGGACCGATGTGCGTTAA
- a CDS encoding glycosyltransferase family 4 protein, translated as MRILYDASRLMSRAERSAPTGVDRVCLAYAEWLLASPDVTTIPVRGRKNRLVAVEIGWFRRFVADLRAKWNGAASTAADLAHEQRLLAALTAERRPAASVLCPAPAPAKEKPADKTRVFKQFFRSRHAAPLPAADLYLTVGHTTLHEPTALQDLNAAGIERVVLLHDLIPVTHPEFCRPGDGDKHHARVSNTLRLASRIIVNSAYTGDELRAFAAREGLPLPPVYVAHLGLEPAFVAGDAIVAPRPYFVHVGTIEARKNLALLLTLWRRLEERMGDQTPSLVLVGRYGWENEAVLDHLQRSPNLQGVVHQASNLSDAMLTRLMRGARAVLAPSSVEGFDLPAVEACAMGLSLIASDIPPHRELTPDAELIDPLDGLGWLAAIERATQAILTSPTPYEAPSWPQHFRIVADAIGLQPVSPLASAVKGL; from the coding sequence ATGCGCATTCTCTATGACGCCAGCCGGCTGATGAGCCGGGCCGAACGGTCGGCGCCGACGGGCGTGGACCGGGTGTGTCTGGCCTATGCCGAATGGCTGCTGGCCTCGCCCGATGTCACCACCATCCCGGTGCGGGGACGCAAGAACCGACTCGTGGCCGTCGAGATCGGCTGGTTCCGGCGGTTCGTGGCCGACCTGCGCGCCAAGTGGAACGGCGCCGCCAGCACGGCGGCCGATCTGGCGCACGAGCAGCGGCTGCTCGCCGCCCTGACGGCGGAACGACGGCCGGCCGCCTCAGTGCTGTGCCCGGCGCCCGCGCCCGCGAAGGAGAAGCCCGCCGATAAGACGCGGGTTTTCAAACAGTTCTTCCGTTCGCGCCACGCCGCCCCGCTGCCGGCGGCGGACCTCTATCTGACCGTTGGTCACACGACCCTGCATGAGCCGACGGCGCTGCAAGATTTGAACGCCGCCGGGATCGAGCGCGTCGTCCTGCTACACGATCTGATCCCCGTCACTCATCCTGAGTTCTGCCGACCCGGCGACGGCGACAAACACCATGCGCGGGTCTCAAACACCCTGCGTCTGGCCAGCCGGATCATCGTCAACTCCGCCTACACTGGCGATGAACTCCGCGCCTTCGCCGCGCGCGAGGGCCTGCCCCTGCCGCCGGTCTACGTCGCGCACCTCGGGCTGGAGCCGGCCTTCGTCGCCGGCGACGCGATCGTGGCGCCGCGTCCCTATTTCGTCCATGTCGGCACGATCGAGGCGCGCAAGAATCTGGCTTTGCTGCTGACGCTATGGCGGCGACTGGAAGAACGGATGGGCGACCAGACGCCGTCCCTCGTGCTGGTCGGTCGTTATGGCTGGGAGAATGAGGCTGTGCTCGACCACCTGCAACGCTCACCCAATCTGCAAGGTGTGGTGCACCAGGCCTCCAACCTCTCAGACGCTATGCTGACCAGGCTGATGCGTGGGGCGCGCGCTGTCCTGGCTCCTTCGTCGGTCGAAGGCTTCGACCTTCCCGCCGTAGAGGCCTGCGCCATGGGCCTGTCGCTGATCGCCTCCGACATCCCCCCGCACCGCGAACTGACACCCGACGCCGAACTGATCGATCCGCTGGATGGTCTGGGTTGGCTGGCCGCGATCGAGCGTGCGACACAGGCGATCCTGACGTCGCCGACGCCGTATGAAGCGCCGTCCTGGCCCCAGCATTTCCGCATCGTCGCCGACGCCATCGGCCTTCAGCCCGTTTCGCCACTGGCGAGCGCGGTCAAAGGCTTGTAA
- a CDS encoding polysaccharide biosynthesis/export family protein → MTRTILPLAIVAILGGCSTLPRDGPSGASVNAGATTASALGSYALVPLTFEATERMKQIPPQFFGSLAAGSSDQPADVIGEGDTLAISIFDPSGSLFGGTLGAGSASGRNAATMSGGNQALPGATVDRSGSVTIPFGGQVRVQGLTSTQAAAAIRRALVGKIANPQVLVSIAGNASNTVNVLGDVRQPGRAPLGVNSDRILDVIAAAGGSARSTDDLTISIQRGGQTYTAPLSAVTTEFGENVRLQRGDVVNVQYKPRRFSTFGGLNAVAQVDMPAGPMTLTGALSKVGGLNTATANARRVLIFRFERPEVAQALGINQPATPRGVPVVYELDFSDAANVFAATNMQVMPEDVIYVPLAGAAEMRKFFEVVQSLTRVVYDVSVTSTLNR, encoded by the coding sequence ATGACGCGCACCATTCTGCCGCTTGCCATTGTCGCCATTCTCGGCGGCTGCTCCACTCTGCCTCGCGACGGGCCCTCAGGCGCCTCGGTCAACGCCGGGGCTACGACCGCCTCGGCACTGGGCAGCTACGCGCTGGTGCCGCTGACATTCGAAGCCACCGAACGCATGAAGCAGATCCCGCCGCAGTTCTTCGGCAGCCTCGCGGCAGGATCGAGCGATCAGCCTGCAGACGTGATCGGCGAAGGCGACACCCTGGCGATCTCGATCTTCGATCCGTCCGGTTCGCTATTCGGTGGAACTCTGGGCGCCGGCTCGGCGTCGGGCCGCAACGCCGCCACCATGTCCGGCGGCAATCAGGCTCTGCCCGGCGCGACGGTCGATCGGTCAGGCTCAGTGACCATTCCGTTCGGCGGGCAGGTTCGTGTTCAGGGCCTGACCTCGACCCAGGCGGCGGCGGCGATCCGGCGCGCCCTGGTTGGCAAGATCGCCAATCCGCAGGTGCTGGTGTCCATCGCCGGAAACGCCTCCAACACGGTCAATGTGCTGGGCGACGTGCGCCAGCCGGGTCGTGCCCCGTTGGGCGTCAACAGCGACCGCATCCTGGACGTGATTGCAGCGGCCGGCGGCTCGGCCCGCTCCACCGACGACCTGACCATCTCGATCCAGCGCGGCGGGCAGACTTACACCGCCCCCCTCTCAGCCGTGACGACCGAGTTTGGCGAGAACGTCCGCCTGCAACGTGGCGACGTGGTCAATGTCCAGTACAAGCCTCGCCGTTTCTCCACCTTTGGTGGTCTGAACGCCGTCGCGCAGGTCGATATGCCGGCCGGGCCGATGACCTTGACCGGCGCCCTCTCCAAGGTCGGCGGTCTGAACACCGCTACGGCCAATGCGCGTCGCGTTCTGATCTTCCGCTTCGAACGCCCCGAGGTGGCCCAGGCGCTGGGCATCAACCAGCCCGCCACGCCGCGCGGCGTGCCGGTCGTCTACGAACTGGACTTCAGCGACGCCGCCAACGTCTTCGCGGCCACCAACATGCAGGTCATGCCCGAGGACGTGATCTATGTGCCCCTGGCCGGCGCCGCCGAGATGCGCAAGTTCTTCGAGGTCGTTCAGAGCCTGACCCGCGTCGTCTATGACGTGTCGGTGACAAGCACGCTGAATCGCTGA
- a CDS encoding alpha,alpha-trehalose-phosphate synthase (UDP-forming): MSRLIVVSNRVSAPTDPAAGSAGGLAMALSAALRKYDGLWFGWSGERVDHYTGEVKIEDRAGVTVGLVDLEGQDVDEYYNGYANKTLWPLFHHRIDLAQYERSYGEGYERVNRRFAEALAPLIQPDDMIWIHDYHMIPMARDLRRLGVRNRIGFFLHTPWPARQLLVTLPHHRRLVESMFDFDLIGFHTQEWSDLFTDYVVSEAQGELDGTGGLECFGRKVQTGVFPIGIDVDGFLAARNSALGARTYDRMAASSAFRSMIVGVDRLDYSKGLEERLLGYEQFLHDNASMRGEVFLLQVTPISRDDVDSYQDIRSRLDALAGRINGAFADMDWQPIRYLNRTYRRDQLAGIYRAARVGLVTPLRDGMNLVAKEYVCAQNPDDPGVLILSRFAGAAEQMGEALLVNPYSREELSDAIQKALTMPLAERIRKWEALMDVVRATDVGIWRDDFVRALQADESTSQPTQWAGAA; this comes from the coding sequence ATGAGCCGCCTGATCGTTGTTTCGAACCGGGTTTCGGCCCCGACCGACCCCGCCGCCGGGTCCGCCGGCGGTTTGGCGATGGCCCTGTCCGCCGCCCTCAGAAAATACGACGGCCTGTGGTTCGGTTGGTCGGGCGAACGGGTGGATCACTACACCGGCGAGGTGAAGATCGAGGACCGGGCTGGCGTCACCGTAGGGCTTGTCGATCTGGAGGGGCAGGACGTCGACGAATACTACAACGGCTACGCCAATAAGACGCTGTGGCCGCTGTTCCATCACCGCATCGACCTGGCCCAATATGAGCGCTCCTACGGCGAGGGCTATGAGCGGGTGAACCGGCGCTTCGCCGAGGCGCTGGCGCCGTTGATCCAGCCCGACGACATGATCTGGATCCACGACTATCACATGATCCCGATGGCGCGGGATCTCCGCCGCTTGGGCGTGCGCAACCGGATCGGCTTCTTCCTGCACACGCCCTGGCCGGCGCGGCAGTTGCTGGTGACCCTGCCGCATCACCGGCGGCTGGTGGAATCGATGTTCGACTTCGACCTGATCGGTTTCCATACCCAGGAATGGAGCGATCTGTTCACCGACTATGTGGTGTCCGAGGCCCAAGGCGAGTTGGACGGGACCGGCGGGCTGGAGTGTTTCGGTCGCAAGGTCCAGACCGGCGTCTTCCCCATCGGCATCGATGTCGACGGTTTCCTGGCGGCGCGAAATTCGGCGCTTGGGGCGCGCACCTATGATCGAATGGCGGCGTCGTCAGCCTTCCGCTCGATGATCGTGGGGGTGGACCGGCTGGACTATTCCAAAGGGCTGGAGGAGCGGCTGCTGGGTTACGAACAGTTTCTGCACGACAACGCCTCGATGCGGGGCGAGGTCTTCCTGTTGCAGGTCACACCGATCTCGCGCGACGACGTGGACAGCTATCAGGATATTCGTTCGCGGCTGGACGCCCTGGCCGGACGGATCAACGGCGCCTTCGCCGACATGGATTGGCAGCCGATCCGGTATCTGAACCGCACCTATCGCCGGGATCAGCTGGCGGGCATCTACCGCGCGGCGCGGGTGGGGCTGGTGACCCCGTTGCGCGACGGCATGAATCTGGTGGCCAAGGAATATGTCTGCGCCCAGAACCCGGATGATCCGGGTGTGCTGATCCTGTCGCGCTTCGCCGGCGCGGCCGAACAGATGGGCGAGGCGCTGCTGGTCAACCCCTACAGTCGCGAAGAGCTGTCCGACGCCATCCAGAAGGCGCTGACCATGCCGCTGGCCGAGCGTATCCGGAAATGGGAGGCCTTGATGGATGTGGTTCGCGCGACCGATGTCGGCATCTGGCGCGATGATTTCGTGCGCGCCCTGCAAGCCGATGAATCGACCTCGCAACCGACGCAGTGGGCCGGCGCGGCCTGA
- the otsB gene encoding trehalose-phosphatase, whose protein sequence is MPSHAGAASLLLPTPPVVADGIALFLDMDGVLAPMAPTPDAVVPTARRTAALKAVEVRLAGRVAIVSGRTIAEIDRISDHALISGSGVHGLERRLKDGSIERKTPDAGVAQALDAFEEFAADRPGVIVEDKGVSVGLHYRQAPDEAGAAKGLAAELQAETGLTLQPGHMVLELKTPGADKGTAVTAFMQEAPFKGAVPVMLGDDLTDEYGFEAAAALGGYGVLVGPERETAARYRLDDVDAVLTWLEAVAKA, encoded by the coding sequence ATGCCGTCTCATGCCGGAGCCGCCTCGCTATTGCTCCCGACACCGCCCGTCGTCGCCGACGGGATCGCCCTGTTCCTGGACATGGACGGCGTGCTGGCGCCGATGGCCCCGACGCCCGACGCCGTCGTGCCGACTGCGCGTCGTACGGCGGCGCTGAAAGCGGTAGAGGTGCGACTTGCGGGCCGCGTCGCCATCGTCAGCGGCCGCACTATCGCCGAGATCGACCGCATTTCCGATCACGCCCTTATCTCGGGCTCGGGCGTACATGGCCTGGAGCGGCGTCTGAAGGACGGCTCCATTGAACGCAAGACGCCCGACGCCGGCGTCGCCCAGGCGCTGGATGCATTCGAGGAATTCGCCGCCGATCGCCCCGGCGTGATCGTCGAGGACAAAGGCGTCTCCGTCGGTCTGCACTATCGTCAGGCGCCGGACGAAGCCGGCGCGGCCAAGGGACTGGCGGCCGAGCTTCAGGCCGAGACCGGGCTGACCCTACAGCCGGGCCATATGGTGCTGGAGCTGAAGACGCCCGGCGCCGACAAGGGCACGGCCGTCACGGCCTTCATGCAAGAGGCGCCGTTCAAGGGCGCGGTCCCAGTCATGTTGGGCGACGATCTGACCGACGAGTATGGGTTCGAGGCTGCGGCGGCGCTGGGCGGATACGGCGTGCTGGTCGGCCCCGAGCGCGAAACGGCGGCGCGTTACCGTCTGGACGATGTGGATGCTGTGCTCACCTGGCTTGAAGCCGTAGCGAAGGCCTGA
- a CDS encoding acyl-CoA thioesterase, with the protein MSDAPEHPPEFQPVGRIIAMPADTNPEGDIFGGWLLAQMDLAGATPAFELACGRCATVALDGMVFHQPVSVGDEVSIYAHVIGSGRTSIRVQVEAWKRARGQPQAASVRVTQGVFTYVAIDEHRKPRALPGKA; encoded by the coding sequence ATGTCCGACGCTCCCGAACATCCGCCCGAATTCCAGCCCGTCGGTCGCATCATCGCCATGCCTGCCGACACCAACCCCGAGGGCGACATCTTCGGCGGCTGGCTGCTGGCGCAGATGGACCTCGCGGGCGCGACCCCGGCGTTCGAACTGGCCTGCGGGCGCTGCGCCACCGTGGCGCTGGACGGCATGGTCTTTCACCAGCCCGTCTCGGTCGGCGACGAGGTCAGCATCTACGCCCATGTCATCGGCTCGGGCCGCACCTCCATCCGCGTCCAGGTCGAGGCGTGGAAGCGGGCGCGGGGCCAGCCCCAGGCCGCATCGGTGCGCGTGACCCAGGGCGTCTTCACCTATGTGGCCATCGACGAGCACCGCAAACCCCGCGCTCTGCCCGGCAAGGCGTAG
- a CDS encoding KpsF/GutQ family sugar-phosphate isomerase, with the protein MTEIAHSTPDDIAVMTDRAREVVRLNIEALEALERSIDVSMARAVDVIMSRPGYVVVTGMGKSGHIGGKIAATLASTGTNAFFVHPAEMSHGDLGMLRPDVTVLAISNSGESRELRDPLIYCQRNGIPVIAITQRPASFLGRNAAVCLTMPKVAEACPNGLAPTTSTLMTLALGDALAMVLMDRREFTAMDFGLHHPGGALGMSLQSVREWMGDNAAVPASVPLNASFGDVVSAITEGRKGAVAVLDADGALAGIVTDGDLRRAFQRDTTHLTAADIMGANPITVDPDARMSDVVDLLTANKIANLFVVEDGKPTAIVHIAELMQAGYVA; encoded by the coding sequence ATGACCGAGATCGCTCACTCGACCCCCGACGACATCGCCGTGATGACCGACCGCGCCCGTGAGGTCGTGCGCCTGAACATCGAAGCGCTGGAGGCGCTGGAACGCTCGATCGATGTGTCGATGGCCCGCGCGGTCGATGTGATCATGAGCCGACCGGGCTATGTGGTGGTCACCGGCATGGGCAAGTCGGGCCATATCGGCGGAAAGATCGCCGCCACCCTGGCCTCGACCGGCACCAACGCCTTCTTCGTTCACCCCGCCGAAATGAGCCACGGCGACCTGGGGATGCTGCGTCCCGACGTGACGGTGCTGGCCATCTCCAACTCGGGCGAGAGCCGCGAACTACGCGATCCGCTGATCTATTGCCAACGCAACGGCATTCCCGTGATCGCCATCACCCAGCGCCCGGCCAGCTTCCTCGGCCGCAACGCAGCGGTCTGCCTGACCATGCCGAAGGTCGCCGAGGCCTGCCCCAACGGCTTGGCGCCCACCACTTCGACCCTGATGACCCTGGCTCTTGGCGATGCCTTGGCCATGGTGCTGATGGATCGCCGCGAATTCACGGCCATGGACTTCGGCCTGCACCACCCCGGCGGCGCCCTCGGCATGAGCCTGCAAAGCGTGCGCGAATGGATGGGCGACAATGCCGCCGTCCCGGCCAGCGTCCCGTTGAACGCCAGCTTCGGCGACGTGGTCTCGGCGATCACCGAAGGCCGAAAGGGGGCGGTGGCCGTCCTGGACGCCGATGGCGCGCTTGCGGGCATCGTCACCGACGGCGACCTGCGCCGGGCCTTCCAACGCGACACCACCCATCTTACGGCGGCCGATATCATGGGCGCCAATCCCATCACCGTCGATCCGGATGCGCGCATGAGCGACGTCGTCGATCTGTTGACCGCCAACAAGATCGCCAATCTGTTCGTGGTCGAGGACGGCAAGCCCACGGCCATCGTCCATATCGCCGAACTGATGCAGGCCGGCTACGTCGCCTAG
- the truA gene encoding tRNA pseudouridine(38-40) synthase TruA produces MPRYKLTIEYDGTAYNGFQAQDGQPTVQGALEAAIHAFSGERIRIAAAGRTDTGVHATAQVIHADLERDWPVDTVLNAMNAHLVRQDVCVLAAEYAPDPDWHARFSATGRGYLYRILNRRPQPVLERDRVWHVKKTLDAEAMHHAAQVLVGHHDFTTFRDVGCQSKSPVKSLDVARVTRFGEEVHLVFQARSFLHRQVRSMAGTLVEVGLGRWSAHDVKAALEAKDRARCGPVAPSAGLYLSGVRYD; encoded by the coding sequence ATGCCGCGCTACAAGCTGACGATCGAATACGATGGTACGGCCTACAACGGCTTCCAGGCCCAAGACGGCCAACCGACGGTTCAGGGCGCGCTGGAGGCGGCGATCCACGCCTTTTCCGGCGAGCGGATCCGCATCGCCGCCGCCGGCCGCACCGACACCGGGGTCCATGCGACGGCCCAGGTCATTCATGCCGATCTGGAACGCGACTGGCCCGTGGATACGGTGCTGAACGCCATGAACGCCCATCTGGTGCGTCAGGACGTCTGCGTCCTGGCGGCTGAATATGCGCCCGACCCCGACTGGCACGCCCGGTTCTCGGCGACTGGCCGAGGCTATCTGTACCGCATCCTGAACCGTCGCCCCCAGCCCGTGCTGGAGCGCGACCGCGTCTGGCACGTCAAGAAGACCCTGGACGCCGAAGCCATGCACCATGCGGCGCAAGTCCTGGTCGGCCACCACGACTTCACCACCTTCCGCGACGTCGGTTGCCAGTCCAAATCGCCGGTCAAATCGCTGGACGTGGCGCGCGTCACTCGGTTCGGCGAGGAGGTGCATCTGGTGTTTCAGGCGCGCAGCTTCCTGCACCGTCAGGTCCGGTCCATGGCCGGCACCCTGGTCGAGGTGGGGCTGGGTCGCTGGAGCGCCCACGACGTCAAGGCCGCGCTGGAGGCGAAGGACCGCGCGCGGTGCGGCCCCGTCGCCCCCTCGGCAGGGCTCTATCTCAGCGGCGTGCGCTACGACTGA
- the def gene encoding peptide deformylase, translated as MAIRRILTIDNAADLAILKQVSKPVAAVDDAVRALMDDMLETMYDAPGIGLAAVQIGALDRVIVMDLGDKDGVVCETEEEAAENAEARKNPRFFANPEILWTSDELYTYEEGCLSIPEYFDKVERPARVRIRYLNRDGQSVEEEAEGLYAVCIQHEMDHLNGVLFIDHLSRLKRDRAVTKVKKAARDRIAA; from the coding sequence ATGGCCATTCGACGCATCCTCACCATCGACAACGCCGCCGACCTGGCGATCCTGAAGCAGGTATCCAAGCCCGTAGCGGCCGTGGACGACGCCGTCCGCGCCCTGATGGATGATATGCTGGAGACGATGTACGACGCGCCGGGCATCGGCCTGGCCGCCGTGCAGATCGGCGCCCTTGACCGCGTGATCGTCATGGACCTGGGCGACAAGGACGGCGTGGTCTGCGAGACCGAGGAAGAAGCGGCCGAGAACGCCGAGGCGCGCAAGAACCCGCGCTTCTTCGCCAACCCGGAAATCCTGTGGACCTCGGACGAGCTCTACACCTACGAGGAAGGCTGCCTGTCGATCCCCGAGTATTTCGACAAGGTGGAACGCCCGGCCCGCGTCCGCATTCGCTATCTGAACCGTGACGGTCAGTCGGTGGAGGAAGAGGCCGAGGGCCTCTACGCCGTCTGCATCCAGCACGAGATGGACCACCTTAACGGCGTGCTCTTCATCGACCATCTGTCGCGTCTCAAGCGGGACCGCGCCGTGACCAAGGTCAAGAAGGCCGCCCGCGACAGGATCGCCGCCTGA